From one Microbacterium sp. 10M-3C3 genomic stretch:
- a CDS encoding SDR family NAD(P)-dependent oxidoreductase — protein MRISGNTIFIPGATSGIGLALATRLHDAGNTVIVGGRREELLAEIAAQHPGIDTVRIDTTDADSIAAASADVLARHPGLNVVIAMAGIMRVENWPAGGFRHDAEDIVTTNLLGPIRLIDVFLPHLLAQPDATLMTVSSGLAFVPLRVTPTYNATKAAIHMLSETLRLQLAGTSVRVVELEPPSVATDLMPGQRDSDFAMPLDAFADEVLTILRERPDVTEVQVERVKFLRYAEQRGDYPDVVATLNAADPHAAA, from the coding sequence ATGCGAATCAGCGGAAACACCATCTTCATCCCCGGGGCGACCAGCGGCATCGGGCTCGCCCTCGCCACGCGTCTCCACGACGCCGGCAACACCGTCATCGTCGGCGGCCGCCGGGAGGAGCTGCTCGCGGAGATCGCGGCGCAGCATCCGGGCATCGACACCGTGCGCATCGACACCACCGACGCCGACTCGATCGCCGCCGCCTCCGCCGACGTGCTCGCGCGGCATCCCGGGCTGAACGTCGTGATCGCCATGGCCGGCATCATGCGGGTCGAAAACTGGCCCGCCGGCGGCTTCCGGCACGACGCGGAGGACATCGTCACGACGAACCTCCTCGGCCCCATCCGTCTGATCGACGTGTTCCTGCCGCATCTGCTGGCGCAGCCGGATGCGACGCTCATGACGGTCTCGTCGGGCCTCGCGTTCGTGCCGCTGCGGGTCACGCCGACGTACAACGCCACGAAGGCGGCCATCCACATGCTCAGCGAGACGCTGCGCCTCCAGCTGGCCGGCACGAGCGTGCGGGTCGTCGAACTCGAGCCGCCGTCGGTCGCGACCGACCTCATGCCCGGCCAGCGCGACAGCGACTTCGCGATGCCGCTCGACGCCTTCGCCGACGAGGTCCTGACGATCCTGCGCGAGCGTCCCGACGTGACGGAGGTGCAGGTGGAGCGCGTGAAGTTCCTGCGGTATGCGGAGCAGCGCGGCGACTACCCCGACGTCGTCGCGACCCTCAACGCCGCCGACCCGCACGCCGCCGCCTGA
- a CDS encoding glycoside hydrolase family 13 protein: MTTPLALVRDDAADQAPPWWRQAVVYQVYPRSFADTNGDGLGDIPGVTARADYLSELGVDAVWLSPFYPSELADGGYDVADYRDVDPRLGSLADFDEMLAALHARGIRVVVDIVPNHTSDRHAWFQEALAAVPGSPARERYIFRDGTGPDGSEPPTDWVSVFGGSAWERVADGQWYLHNFAREQPDLNWDNADVRADFVRTLRFWADRGVDGFRIDVAHMLTKDLTEPLPSRAQLELIPRDGNHPLVDRDDVHEVYAEWRAVFDSYDPPRTAVAEAWVDSSRVHLYARPESLGQAFNFDLLEAEFDGPTFRRIVSDNLALAAQSGSSSTWVLSNHDVVRHATRYGLAPAPSDGGRPTQRAAAWLLAGGPADRLDVARGLRRARAATTFVLGLPGSTYLYQGEELGLPEVAGLEADARQDPTFFRSGGAEIGRDGCRVPLPWRVHAPAFGFGAGGAHLPQPDWFASYAVDAEEEDPASTLSLYRRALAARHALLAEERLDWLETGRDDVLHYVRPNGWEVVTNFGTEPYTLEAAGRAVVLATGDAASGGEASGGEASGPAASGPDASESAASGPDASESAASESAASAVRVPGESTVWLAPA; the protein is encoded by the coding sequence GTGACCACCCCCCTCGCCCTCGTCCGCGACGATGCCGCCGACCAGGCCCCGCCGTGGTGGCGCCAGGCCGTCGTCTACCAGGTCTACCCCCGCAGCTTCGCCGACACGAACGGCGACGGACTCGGTGACATCCCGGGGGTCACCGCGCGCGCGGACTACCTGAGCGAGCTCGGGGTGGACGCGGTGTGGCTCAGCCCGTTCTATCCGTCCGAGCTCGCCGACGGCGGCTACGACGTCGCCGACTACCGCGACGTCGACCCGCGCCTGGGGTCGCTCGCCGACTTCGACGAGATGCTGGCGGCGCTGCACGCCCGCGGCATCCGCGTGGTGGTGGACATCGTGCCCAATCACACGTCCGACCGGCACGCGTGGTTCCAGGAGGCCCTCGCGGCCGTTCCGGGATCACCCGCGCGCGAACGGTACATCTTCCGCGACGGCACGGGCCCCGACGGGTCGGAGCCGCCCACCGACTGGGTGTCGGTGTTCGGCGGATCGGCGTGGGAGCGCGTCGCCGACGGGCAGTGGTACCTCCACAACTTCGCGCGCGAGCAGCCTGACCTCAACTGGGACAACGCCGACGTGCGCGCCGACTTCGTGCGCACGCTGCGCTTCTGGGCCGACCGCGGAGTCGACGGGTTCCGCATCGATGTCGCTCACATGCTGACGAAGGACCTGACCGAGCCGCTCCCCTCGCGCGCCCAGCTGGAGCTCATCCCCCGCGACGGCAACCATCCGCTCGTCGACCGCGACGACGTGCACGAGGTGTACGCCGAGTGGCGCGCCGTGTTCGACTCCTACGACCCGCCGCGCACCGCCGTGGCCGAGGCGTGGGTGGACTCGTCGCGCGTGCACCTGTACGCGCGGCCCGAGAGTCTCGGCCAGGCGTTCAACTTCGACCTGCTCGAGGCGGAATTCGACGGGCCGACGTTCCGGCGCATCGTGAGCGACAACCTGGCGCTCGCCGCGCAGTCGGGCTCGTCGAGCACGTGGGTGCTGTCCAACCACGACGTCGTGCGACACGCGACGCGGTACGGCCTCGCCCCCGCCCCGTCCGATGGTGGCCGGCCGACGCAGCGCGCCGCGGCGTGGCTCCTCGCGGGCGGCCCGGCCGACCGGCTCGACGTGGCGCGCGGCCTGCGCCGCGCGCGGGCGGCGACGACGTTCGTGCTCGGCCTGCCCGGCTCGACCTACCTGTACCAAGGCGAGGAGCTCGGGCTTCCGGAGGTCGCCGGACTCGAGGCGGACGCGCGGCAGGACCCGACGTTCTTCCGCTCCGGCGGTGCGGAGATCGGGCGGGACGGATGCCGCGTGCCGTTGCCGTGGCGGGTGCACGCGCCGGCGTTCGGCTTCGGCGCGGGTGGCGCCCACTTGCCGCAGCCGGACTGGTTCGCTTCGTACGCGGTCGATGCGGAAGAGGAGGACCCTGCCTCGACGCTGTCGCTGTACCGCCGGGCCCTCGCCGCGCGGCACGCGCTCCTCGCCGAAGAGCGCCTCGACTGGCTCGAGACCGGCCGCGATGACGTGCTCCACTACGTCCGCCCGAACGGCTGGGAGGTCGTGACCAACTTCGGTACCGAGCCGTACACCCTCGAAGCCGCGGGTCGCGCCGTGGTGCTGGCGACCGGGGATGCGGCGTCGGGAGGTGAGGCGTCGGGAGGTGAGGCGTCGGGGCCCGCCGCGTCCGGGCCTGACGCATCCGAGTCCGCCGCGTCCGGGCCTGACGCATCCGAGTCCGCCGCGTCCGAGTCCGCCGCGTCCGCGGTGCGCGTGCCCGGCGAGTCGACCGTGTGGCTCGCCCCCGCGTGA
- a CDS encoding carbohydrate ABC transporter permease — protein sequence MTTQPALAFEQADAVELRADDTPAARPQRMRRERISWSTTIILMLCAVTVLLPLYVTISMALKTTGQAVDGNAFSLPAPISFEGFVQAWNLTRLPVGAAISLFVTAGTVAATIILAAFASYAIVRNWDRRLFRWSFFYLLAAMFIPFPVVALPQIQLTGRVGLDNPVGVVLLATMFQLSFSVLLFTAFLRSIPLELEESARIDGASTWQTFWRLIFPLLAPMSATVGIFAFLYAWNDFMMPSLIISDPDLQTLPVRQNLFQTQFSNNYNVSFASYLMAMAPAIVAYLFTQRWVMEGVTQGAVKG from the coding sequence ATGACCACTCAGCCCGCACTTGCCTTCGAGCAGGCCGACGCCGTCGAGCTGCGCGCCGACGACACCCCGGCCGCCCGTCCGCAGCGCATGCGCCGCGAGCGCATCTCGTGGTCGACGACGATCATCCTCATGCTGTGCGCCGTGACGGTGCTCCTGCCGCTGTACGTCACGATCTCGATGGCTCTCAAGACCACCGGCCAGGCGGTGGACGGCAACGCGTTCTCCCTGCCGGCGCCGATCAGCTTCGAGGGGTTCGTGCAGGCATGGAACCTCACGCGCTTGCCCGTCGGGGCGGCCATCTCGCTGTTCGTCACCGCGGGCACCGTCGCCGCGACGATCATCCTGGCGGCGTTCGCGTCGTACGCGATCGTGCGCAACTGGGACCGGCGGCTGTTCCGTTGGTCGTTCTTCTACCTTCTCGCCGCGATGTTCATCCCGTTCCCCGTGGTCGCGCTGCCCCAGATCCAGCTGACCGGGCGCGTCGGCCTCGACAACCCCGTGGGTGTCGTGCTGCTGGCCACGATGTTCCAGCTGAGCTTCAGCGTGCTGCTGTTCACGGCGTTCCTGCGCTCGATCCCCCTCGAGCTGGAGGAGAGCGCGCGCATCGACGGGGCCAGCACGTGGCAGACCTTCTGGCGGCTGATCTTCCCGCTCCTGGCGCCCATGAGCGCGACCGTCGGCATCTTCGCGTTCCTGTACGCGTGGAACGACTTCATGATGCCCTCGCTCATCATCTCCGACCCCGATCTGCAGACCCTCCCGGTGCGGCAGAACTTGTTCCAGACGCAATTCAGCAACAACTACAACGTGTCGTTCGCCTCGTACCTCATGGCCATGGCCCCGGCGATCGTCGCCTATCTGTTCACCCAGCGATGGGTCATGGAGGGCGTCACGCAGGGTGCCGTCAAGGGCTGA
- a CDS encoding sugar ABC transporter permease yields the protein MTTTTTIVTGGNARARHSTRRVEPIYYLFLLPSLILFTLAITVPAVIGIFFSFTDSIGIGDWSFIGLTNYIALFSDPAILQSYLFTIGFSIATVVVVNVAGFLLAVGLTARIRFTAGLRTIFVIPMVISGIIIAYVFNFLFSNSLPEAGGALGIPVLSTSLLANPDLAWVAIVIVTAWQAIPGTLLIYIAGLLAVPGDVYEAADLDGASKTQQLFRITLPLVAGYVVINVILGFKGFLNAYDIIVGLTGGGPGTATRSVAMSIITGFNGGDYAYQMANATIFFVVAIVISLLQLSITRGRNRLS from the coding sequence GTGACCACCACGACGACGATCGTCACCGGCGGAAACGCCCGTGCCCGGCACAGCACCCGCCGCGTCGAGCCGATCTACTACCTCTTCCTGCTGCCGAGCCTGATCCTGTTCACGCTCGCCATCACGGTGCCGGCCGTCATCGGCATCTTCTTCAGCTTCACCGACTCGATCGGCATCGGCGACTGGAGCTTCATCGGCCTGACGAACTACATCGCGCTCTTCAGCGACCCCGCGATCCTGCAGAGCTACCTGTTCACGATCGGGTTCTCGATCGCGACCGTCGTGGTCGTGAACGTCGCCGGCTTCCTGCTCGCGGTGGGGCTGACCGCCCGCATCCGGTTCACGGCGGGGCTGCGGACGATCTTCGTCATCCCGATGGTGATCTCCGGCATCATCATCGCCTACGTCTTCAACTTCCTCTTCTCCAACTCCCTCCCGGAGGCGGGCGGCGCCCTCGGGATCCCGGTGCTCTCGACGAGTCTGCTGGCCAACCCCGACCTGGCGTGGGTGGCGATCGTCATCGTCACGGCATGGCAGGCGATCCCCGGCACGCTCCTCATCTACATCGCGGGCCTGCTCGCGGTGCCGGGGGACGTGTACGAGGCGGCCGACCTCGACGGCGCATCCAAGACCCAGCAGCTGTTCCGGATCACGCTGCCCCTCGTGGCCGGATACGTCGTCATCAACGTGATCCTCGGGTTCAAGGGCTTCCTCAACGCCTACGACATCATCGTGGGTCTCACCGGCGGCGGGCCGGGCACAGCGACCCGCAGCGTTGCGATGAGCATCATCACGGGCTTCAACGGCGGCGACTACGCCTACCAGATGGCCAACGCGACGATCTTCTTCGTCGTGGCCATCGTCATCTCGCTGCTGCAACTGTCGATCACGCGCGGAAGGAACCGCCTGTCATGA
- a CDS encoding extracellular solute-binding protein yields the protein MRRAAAVIAALGLAAAALAGCSADGRETIRFTFSKREALEFMNGVVADYNASQDRVRVEMDTSGVDVVSASFVRGNPPDIMLANYNYEVARFVQRCALSDLSGTEAAASTREDLQPLMDQYGSCEGRVSALPYSVMAASVIYNKEIFAANGLEIPTTWSELQEVCEKLKAAGITPFYATFKDDWTVGQGWYDYAIGGSLDVKGFFDELAAEGADVGSGSAVSFAQDFAEPLQRMLELASDDVNADAASRAYGDGNLAFGKGEAAMYLQGPWAFSEIAKSAPDLDLGTFPLPMTDDPDDLAVRVNMDLAAMIPDASRHKDAARDFLEYLYQPQIIEAYNQSQLGFAPTTDAAPPDDPRVAGMQEYYDSGRIYQGPSVLVPKTIPVFNYAQAMVLGADPEAQLRTMDEDWARLAFRQPAPTAQAKEPGQ from the coding sequence ATGAGGCGGGCGGCGGCGGTGATCGCCGCGCTCGGACTCGCTGCAGCCGCCCTGGCCGGATGCAGCGCCGACGGGCGCGAGACGATCCGCTTCACGTTCAGCAAGCGCGAGGCGCTCGAGTTCATGAACGGCGTCGTCGCCGATTACAACGCGTCGCAGGACCGCGTGCGCGTGGAGATGGACACGTCGGGCGTCGACGTCGTCTCGGCGAGCTTCGTGCGGGGCAATCCGCCCGACATCATGCTCGCCAACTACAACTACGAGGTCGCGCGCTTCGTGCAGCGGTGCGCCCTGAGCGACCTGTCGGGCACCGAGGCCGCGGCCAGCACGCGCGAAGACCTCCAGCCGCTCATGGACCAGTACGGCTCGTGCGAGGGCCGCGTGAGCGCGCTGCCCTACTCCGTCATGGCCGCGTCGGTGATCTACAACAAGGAGATCTTCGCCGCCAACGGCCTCGAGATCCCGACGACCTGGAGCGAACTGCAGGAAGTGTGCGAGAAGCTCAAGGCTGCCGGTATCACGCCGTTCTACGCGACGTTCAAGGACGACTGGACCGTCGGGCAGGGCTGGTACGACTACGCGATCGGCGGCTCGCTCGACGTGAAGGGCTTCTTCGACGAGCTCGCCGCCGAAGGCGCCGACGTCGGCAGCGGATCGGCCGTGTCGTTCGCGCAGGACTTCGCCGAGCCGCTGCAGCGCATGCTCGAGCTCGCGAGCGATGACGTCAACGCGGATGCAGCCAGCCGCGCGTACGGCGACGGCAACCTCGCGTTCGGCAAGGGCGAGGCCGCGATGTACCTGCAGGGGCCGTGGGCCTTCAGCGAGATCGCCAAGAGCGCGCCCGACCTCGACCTCGGGACCTTTCCGCTGCCGATGACCGACGACCCCGACGACCTCGCGGTGCGCGTCAACATGGACCTCGCCGCCATGATCCCCGACGCGTCTCGGCACAAGGACGCCGCCCGTGACTTCCTCGAGTACCTGTACCAGCCGCAGATCATCGAGGCGTACAACCAGTCGCAGCTCGGCTTCGCGCCGACGACGGATGCCGCGCCCCCCGACGACCCGCGCGTGGCCGGCATGCAGGAGTACTACGACAGCGGCCGCATCTACCAGGGTCCGTCGGTGCTCGTTCCCAAGACGATCCCGGTCTTCAACTATGCGCAGGCCATGGTGCTCGGCGCCGACCCCGAGGCGCAGCTGCGCACCATGGACGAGGACTGGGCGCGCCTGGCCTTCCGGCAGCCGGCGCCCACCGCACAGGCGAAGGAGCCCGGACAGTGA
- a CDS encoding ROK family protein, whose product MSSASPSPAARPASLDAVFAHAWQAAEFTASDVIAVTGLTRSTAIDAMDTLARAGLLRELPNARHAGDYRKGRPARRFALAEEAGALVGIDAGNEHVTATVADLRSRPLATRRLRLELDRDDGPARAALVAALVDDVLRDAGLARADVLSVCAGVPAPVDRSGRSPRHPTGFWERMNPGLVDTFAWAPLVRIANDASLAAVAEGSIGAAVGCRDYVTLLAGARLGAGVVIDGHLLRGAHGGVGEMVAFAHVLGVGTADGLGARVGAIVADVLAEGAADSALAGLGTSERDAPAVLALAARGDAAALEVADRLGAVLARIVSVLGSMFDPERVVVSGAIAAGMTDVVAAARRALPTDLDLPAPTIALSDLGADVVVRGAVAAAASHARERALDVWTFARP is encoded by the coding sequence GTGTCGAGTGCCTCGCCCTCCCCCGCCGCACGGCCGGCGAGCCTCGACGCCGTCTTCGCCCACGCGTGGCAGGCGGCGGAGTTCACCGCGAGCGATGTCATCGCCGTGACAGGGCTCACACGATCGACCGCGATCGACGCGATGGACACCCTCGCCCGCGCGGGCCTGCTGCGCGAGCTGCCCAATGCCCGCCACGCGGGCGATTACCGCAAGGGCCGCCCCGCCCGCCGCTTCGCGCTCGCCGAGGAGGCGGGCGCGCTCGTCGGCATCGATGCCGGCAACGAGCACGTGACGGCGACGGTCGCCGACCTGCGCTCGCGGCCCCTCGCGACGCGTCGCCTGCGCCTGGAGCTCGACCGCGACGACGGACCCGCCCGTGCGGCGCTCGTCGCGGCCCTCGTCGACGACGTGCTCCGCGATGCCGGCCTCGCCCGCGCCGACGTGCTGTCGGTGTGCGCGGGCGTTCCGGCGCCCGTCGACCGGTCGGGCCGGTCGCCGCGGCATCCGACGGGATTCTGGGAACGCATGAACCCGGGCCTGGTCGACACGTTCGCGTGGGCGCCGCTCGTGCGCATCGCCAACGACGCGTCGCTCGCGGCCGTCGCCGAGGGGTCGATCGGGGCGGCCGTCGGCTGCCGCGATTACGTGACGCTGCTCGCGGGGGCGCGGCTCGGGGCGGGCGTCGTGATCGACGGGCATCTGCTGCGCGGCGCGCACGGCGGCGTCGGCGAGATGGTCGCCTTCGCGCACGTCCTCGGCGTCGGCACGGCCGACGGCCTGGGCGCGCGGGTGGGGGCGATCGTGGCCGACGTGCTGGCCGAGGGCGCCGCCGACTCGGCGCTCGCCGGCCTCGGTACTTCTGAGCGCGACGCGCCCGCCGTGCTCGCGCTCGCCGCGCGCGGTGACGCCGCGGCGCTCGAGGTGGCCGACCGGCTCGGGGCCGTGCTCGCCCGCATCGTGAGCGTGCTCGGGAGCATGTTCGATCCCGAGCGCGTGGTCGTGTCGGGCGCGATCGCGGCCGGCATGACCGACGTCGTCGCCGCCGCTCGGCGGGCGCTGCCGACCGACCTCGACCTGCCGGCTCCGACGATCGCGCTGTCCGATCTCGGGGCCGACGTGGTCGTGCGCGGCGCGGTCGCCGCGGCTGCCTCCCACGCCCGCGAGCGCGCGCTCGACGTCTGGACCTTCGCGCGCCCCTGA
- a CDS encoding amidohydrolase yields the protein MADILAITGGHVVPVVGDPIEGGTVVAVDGVIAAVGADAAIPDGARVIDVRGSWVLPGFVEAHGHLGVHEDGEGWSGNDTNEMTDPNGARFRALDGIDIEEVGFRDALRGGVTTAVIKPGSGNPIGGRTVAIKTWGGRTVDEQLLRYDVSVKSALGENPKRVYGDKKQTPSTRLGVAAVIREAFVKARGYAEKRAAATAKGEPFERDLTNETLAAVLDGDLLWDQHCHRHDDIATAIRIAEEFGYRLVVNHGTEGHKIADVLAEKGIPVIFGPMLTSRSKVELRDRGIGNLALIADAGVTVAITTDHPVVPIDQLRLQAILAVREGLDATTALEALTVNPAAILRLDDRVGALEVGRDADIVVWSDDPLALDSRVERAFIVGRDVVEPTDADDPTPRVVERWERFGRSSWRG from the coding sequence ATGGCTGACATCCTGGCGATCACCGGTGGTCACGTCGTCCCCGTCGTGGGCGACCCGATCGAAGGCGGCACCGTGGTCGCCGTCGACGGCGTCATCGCGGCAGTGGGCGCGGATGCGGCGATCCCCGACGGCGCCCGCGTCATCGACGTGCGCGGCAGCTGGGTGCTGCCCGGCTTCGTCGAGGCGCACGGCCACCTCGGCGTGCACGAGGACGGCGAGGGCTGGTCGGGCAACGACACGAACGAGATGACCGACCCCAACGGCGCGCGCTTCCGCGCGCTCGACGGCATCGACATCGAGGAGGTCGGCTTCCGCGACGCCCTGCGCGGCGGCGTCACGACCGCCGTCATCAAGCCCGGCTCGGGCAACCCGATCGGCGGGCGCACCGTTGCGATCAAGACGTGGGGCGGGCGCACGGTCGACGAGCAGCTGCTGCGCTACGACGTGTCGGTCAAGTCCGCGCTCGGCGAGAACCCCAAGCGCGTGTACGGCGACAAGAAGCAGACCCCCTCGACGCGGCTGGGCGTGGCCGCGGTCATCCGCGAGGCGTTCGTGAAGGCACGCGGCTACGCCGAGAAGCGCGCGGCGGCCACGGCGAAGGGCGAGCCGTTCGAGCGCGACCTCACGAACGAGACGCTCGCCGCCGTGCTCGACGGCGACCTGCTGTGGGACCAGCACTGCCACCGCCACGACGACATCGCCACGGCCATCCGCATCGCGGAGGAGTTCGGCTACCGCCTCGTGGTCAACCACGGCACCGAGGGGCACAAGATCGCCGACGTGCTCGCCGAGAAGGGCATCCCCGTGATCTTCGGGCCGATGCTCACGTCGCGCTCGAAGGTCGAGCTGCGCGACCGCGGCATCGGCAACCTCGCGCTCATCGCCGACGCCGGTGTCACCGTCGCCATCACGACCGACCACCCCGTCGTCCCGATCGACCAGCTGCGACTGCAGGCGATCCTCGCGGTGCGGGAGGGCCTGGATGCGACGACCGCGCTCGAGGCGCTGACCGTCAACCCGGCGGCGATCCTCCGCCTGGACGACCGCGTCGGCGCACTGGAGGTCGGCCGCGACGCCGACATCGTGGTGTGGTCGGACGATCCGCTCGCGCTCGACTCGCGCGTCGAGCGCGCCTTCATCGTGGGTCGCGACGTCGTGGAGCCGACGGATGCCGACGACCCGACGCCGCGCGTCGTCGAGCGCTGGGAGCGCTTCGGGCGTTCGTCCTGGCGGGGGTGA
- a CDS encoding GNAT family N-acetyltransferase, translating to MSVVFRDDLRPPGALRGPDFLLRPITLDDVERDFAAVIASRDDLRLWEQSGWPADDFTVEDNRRDVADLVERHTAGRAFTYAVTDADDTDNVGCVYVFANDAGFLARAERTPLGDGAWDDLDALVYFWVRTDLRQTGLDARVLAALRPWFAREWSLSTVAIVAHESFSAQVELLSAAGMRPAFAIRESDKPGRFLAFR from the coding sequence GTGAGCGTGGTCTTCCGCGACGACCTGCGGCCTCCCGGGGCCCTGCGCGGACCCGATTTCCTGTTGCGTCCGATCACGCTCGACGACGTCGAGCGCGATTTCGCGGCCGTCATCGCCAGCCGCGACGACCTGCGGCTGTGGGAGCAGTCGGGTTGGCCGGCCGACGACTTCACGGTCGAAGACAACCGGCGCGACGTCGCCGACCTCGTCGAGCGCCATACGGCCGGGCGCGCGTTCACGTACGCGGTCACGGATGCGGACGACACCGATAACGTCGGCTGCGTCTACGTGTTCGCGAACGACGCCGGCTTCCTCGCGCGCGCCGAGCGCACCCCCCTCGGCGACGGGGCATGGGACGACCTGGACGCCCTCGTCTATTTCTGGGTGCGCACCGACCTCCGCCAGACCGGCCTCGACGCGCGCGTGCTCGCGGCGCTGCGTCCGTGGTTCGCGCGGGAGTGGTCGCTGTCGACGGTCGCGATCGTCGCGCACGAGTCCTTCAGCGCGCAGGTCGAACTGCTCTCCGCGGCGGGCATGCGGCCGGCGTTCGCGATCCGCGAGTCCGATAAGCCCGGCCGATTCCTCGCCTTCCGGTGA
- a CDS encoding nuclear transport factor 2 family protein, translating to MTEVFEEFLRRRREASDAWIRGDAVPLSELLTINDPATFLPPGGAIIEHAGPARDAQVAGARAFGPASTGRFEILHSGSSGDLAYWTGRQVAEMDVKGEPERVAMTLRVTEIFRREEDAWRLVHRHADLVD from the coding sequence ATGACGGAGGTGTTCGAAGAGTTCCTGCGGCGACGCCGGGAGGCGTCCGACGCCTGGATCCGCGGAGACGCCGTCCCGCTCTCGGAACTGCTCACCATCAACGATCCCGCCACCTTCCTGCCGCCCGGCGGCGCGATCATTGAGCACGCCGGACCGGCGCGTGACGCCCAGGTCGCCGGAGCGCGCGCATTCGGCCCCGCCAGCACCGGCCGCTTCGAGATCCTGCACAGCGGGTCCAGCGGCGACCTCGCGTACTGGACCGGTCGACAGGTCGCCGAGATGGACGTGAAGGGCGAGCCGGAGCGGGTCGCGATGACGCTGCGGGTGACGGAGATCTTCCGGCGCGAGGAGGACGCGTGGCGGCTCGTCCACCGCCACGCGGACCTGGTCGACTGA
- a CDS encoding carboxymuconolactone decarboxylase family protein encodes MSTVDHRLDIPIRLDIEGAAPAFSRALSALDAAAARELDAAAVPARLRELVRIRASQLNGCAYCVDMHTRDALAAGEPIERVAAVSVWRESPFFSVRERAALSLAESMTRVADTHVPADAWEEAGAVYADAELGALVALITTINAWNVVSVATRAWTPTIAGAKEEGEPS; translated from the coding sequence ATGAGCACGGTCGATCATCGACTGGACATCCCGATCCGCTTGGACATCGAGGGCGCGGCGCCTGCGTTCTCCCGCGCCCTCTCAGCGCTCGACGCCGCCGCTGCGCGCGAACTGGATGCGGCGGCAGTCCCGGCGCGGCTGCGCGAGCTCGTCCGCATCCGCGCCTCGCAGCTGAACGGCTGCGCCTACTGCGTCGACATGCACACGCGCGACGCCCTCGCCGCCGGCGAGCCGATCGAGCGCGTCGCCGCGGTGTCGGTGTGGCGGGAATCGCCGTTCTTCTCGGTGCGCGAGCGTGCTGCGCTCTCCCTCGCGGAGAGCATGACGCGCGTCGCCGACACGCACGTGCCGGCCGACGCGTGGGAGGAGGCCGGTGCGGTCTACGCCGACGCCGAGCTCGGCGCTCTCGTCGCGCTCATCACCACGATCAACGCCTGGAACGTCGTCTCGGTGGCCACGCGCGCGTGGACGCCGACGATCGCAGGCGCGAAAGAGGAGGGAGAGCCGTCATGA
- a CDS encoding LysR family transcriptional regulator — MELHQLRYVLAVVDTGSFTAAAERVRVAQSGVSSQVQKLERELGVTIFDRSSRRVSLTPDGQRLLPALRAAVAAADDVHDRAAELRGLVTGGLRIGTVTGLVLPALFDAISGLHADHPGLELSVREGLSDQLVTDVRRGDLDIAIAAWALHPPEGLETAVLVDDALVAVVSADHPWATRRVVRPADIAAADVIALSRGAAARVALDAMLGRAGASATPRWEVATPALLETLTARGLGVGVASETTVSGAEGLVRLRIDDPRARSQFGIVWRPGPGAAARALLQLLLPSREE; from the coding sequence ATGGAACTTCACCAGCTCCGCTACGTGCTCGCGGTCGTCGACACGGGGTCGTTCACCGCGGCGGCGGAACGCGTGCGCGTGGCTCAATCCGGCGTCAGCAGCCAGGTGCAGAAGCTCGAACGTGAACTGGGTGTCACGATCTTCGATCGCTCGTCGCGACGGGTTTCGCTCACGCCCGACGGCCAGCGGCTGCTGCCGGCGCTGCGTGCGGCCGTTGCCGCGGCCGACGACGTCCACGACCGCGCGGCCGAGCTCCGGGGTCTCGTGACCGGCGGGCTGCGGATCGGCACCGTCACCGGGCTCGTGCTGCCCGCCCTCTTCGACGCGATCAGCGGGCTCCACGCCGATCACCCCGGCCTCGAGCTCAGCGTGCGAGAGGGCCTTTCGGACCAGCTCGTGACCGACGTGCGCCGGGGCGACCTCGACATCGCAATCGCCGCGTGGGCGCTGCATCCGCCTGAGGGTCTGGAGACCGCCGTGCTCGTGGACGACGCCCTCGTCGCCGTCGTGTCCGCCGACCACCCGTGGGCGACGCGACGCGTGGTGCGGCCCGCCGACATCGCGGCGGCGGACGTGATCGCGCTCTCCCGCGGGGCCGCCGCGCGGGTCGCGCTCGACGCGATGCTCGGACGAGCCGGCGCGTCCGCGACGCCGCGGTGGGAGGTCGCGACGCCGGCCCTTCTCGAAACCCTCACGGCGCGGGGACTCGGCGTGGGCGTGGCGAGCGAGACCACCGTGAGCGGGGCGGAGGGGCTCGTCCGCCTGCGCATCGACGACCCGCGCGCACGCTCTCAGTTCGGCATCGTGTGGCGACCGGGGCCGGGCGCGGCGGCCCGCGCGCTGTTGCAGCTTCTGCTCCCGTCCCGCGAGGAGTGA